In a genomic window of Streptomyces noursei ATCC 11455:
- a CDS encoding MFS transporter — MLAVVQATLIFTITLIAIPLPDIARELGLGPSELLLVQTAYGLPYSGLLLFGGRLADRYRGRRIFVAGLLVFAFASAAAVFAPTFETLVAVRFAQGVGAALTAPAAMAVLRALMPDPAKFGRAMATWGGVSVLGAAVGTLTSGAVITWGSWRWMFAVPVLVSVLALAAARRLFPAGVARPSGERAGLDPTGAVLATLGISIASYGLIVSEDRPWGSAAVLVPLVVGSVLIVAFLAVERRVCDPLLPPGFIRTPRRLVGLAGVLLAAAGIGLVTVVYSLYLQQMRNWSPLATAGAFVPFTVALIVTNRAAAPLVGRFGAARVTIAGMVIGAVGLGLLAGITAESSYVLGMLPGLVLLPAGTSLIFAGSAVLTTADVPPHQAGLAGGVMNTAMELGPTVGMAALMAVAATQADVVIGYAWAFGTAGVVYLVGALTAMALTRYASSD, encoded by the coding sequence ATGCTCGCCGTCGTCCAGGCAACGTTGATCTTCACCATCACCTTGATCGCGATCCCGCTGCCGGACATCGCAAGGGAGCTCGGCCTGGGGCCCTCGGAGTTGCTACTGGTTCAGACCGCGTACGGGCTGCCGTACAGCGGGCTGTTGCTGTTCGGCGGGCGGCTCGCAGACCGGTATCGCGGGCGGCGGATATTCGTGGCAGGACTGCTGGTCTTCGCATTCGCCTCTGCCGCTGCTGTATTCGCGCCTACCTTCGAGACGCTGGTAGCGGTGCGCTTCGCACAAGGTGTGGGGGCGGCGCTTACCGCGCCGGCGGCTATGGCGGTGCTGCGCGCGTTGATGCCCGATCCTGCCAAGTTCGGCCGGGCGATGGCCACGTGGGGTGGGGTATCCGTGCTCGGGGCGGCTGTAGGCACGCTCACTTCGGGCGCGGTCATCACTTGGGGGTCGTGGCGGTGGATGTTTGCCGTCCCGGTGCTTGTCTCGGTGCTCGCCCTGGCCGCGGCCCGGCGCCTCTTCCCTGCAGGAGTCGCTAGACCGTCTGGGGAGCGTGCTGGTCTTGATCCCACAGGCGCAGTACTCGCCACGCTCGGTATCTCGATCGCCAGCTATGGACTGATCGTCAGCGAAGACCGCCCCTGGGGCTCAGCTGCTGTGCTTGTCCCGCTTGTGGTCGGCTCCGTGCTGATCGTCGCGTTCCTTGCAGTTGAACGGAGGGTTTGCGACCCGCTGTTGCCACCTGGGTTTATTCGCACGCCGCGCCGCTTGGTCGGGCTGGCCGGGGTCCTGCTCGCGGCGGCTGGTATCGGCTTGGTGACTGTTGTGTATTCCCTTTACCTGCAACAGATGCGGAACTGGTCGCCACTCGCGACGGCAGGTGCGTTCGTCCCGTTCACGGTTGCGCTAATTGTGACCAACCGTGCGGCGGCGCCGCTGGTCGGTAGGTTCGGAGCGGCCCGGGTCACCATCGCAGGGATGGTTATCGGCGCTGTCGGGCTGGGCCTGCTTGCCGGCATCACTGCTGAAAGCTCTTACGTGCTGGGCATGCTGCCTGGTCTGGTTCTGCTGCCAGCCGGCACCTCGCTCATCTTCGCAGGATCGGCAGTGCTGACCACCGCCGATGTTCCACCGCACCAGGCTGGCCTGGCGGGTGGCGTCATGAACACTGCGATGGAACTTGGGCCGACAGTCGGCATGGCCGCATTGATGGCCGTTGCAGCGACGCAGGCTGATGTTGTTATCGGATATGCGTGGGCTTTCGGTACCGCCGGAGTGGTCTACCTCGTTGGCGCCCTCACGGCAATGGCGCTGACGCGCTACGCCTCCTCTGACTGA
- a CDS encoding transposase domain-containing protein, with product MPTRHCALPPGLARVTREFTVAEGRFAPGHLGELTQVIPFDLVDAVLDETRCVQRRLRDLPSRVGVYFLLAMCLFPEVGYRLVWHKLTAALTGVGIEVAEPTSKALRDLRRRLGAEPMKRVFETLEGL from the coding sequence TTGCCCACGCGTCATTGTGCCCTGCCACCCGGTCTGGCGAGGGTCACCCGTGAGTTCACCGTTGCCGAGGGCCGGTTCGCGCCCGGTCATCTGGGCGAGTTGACGCAGGTCATACCGTTCGACCTCGTCGATGCCGTTCTGGATGAAACCCGCTGCGTGCAGCGCCGGTTACGGGATCTGCCCTCGCGGGTCGGGGTCTACTTCCTTCTCGCGATGTGCCTGTTCCCGGAGGTCGGCTACCGGCTGGTCTGGCACAAGCTGACCGCAGCCCTTACGGGCGTCGGGATCGAGGTCGCGGAGCCAACTTCGAAAGCCTTACGTGACCTGCGCAGACGGCTCGGTGCAGAACCGATGAAGCGCGTGTTCGAGACCCTGGAGGGACTGTAA
- a CDS encoding transposase — translation MRFGPFRMVSFDGCSSIKLPDTERNVEWFGPGSRGGYPMLELMTLVETGTRALIGAVFGTPSDGETSYARRLLHHLGPGMLVMWDKGFDANAFLAAVHDTGATFLGRLRANRRTPVLSRLADGSY, via the coding sequence GTGCGGTTCGGGCCATTCCGGATGGTCTCCTTCGACGGCTGCAGCTCGATCAAGCTCCCCGATACCGAGCGCAACGTGGAGTGGTTCGGACCCGGCAGCCGTGGCGGGTATCCGATGCTGGAACTGATGACCCTGGTGGAGACCGGCACCCGTGCCCTGATCGGCGCCGTGTTCGGCACTCCCAGCGACGGGGAGACCTCCTACGCTCGCAGGCTCCTGCACCACCTGGGCCCCGGCATGCTGGTCATGTGGGACAAGGGTTTCGACGCCAACGCCTTCCTCGCCGCCGTGCACGACACCGGAGCCACGTTCCTGGGCCGGCTGCGCGCCAACCGACGCACCCCGGTCCTGAGCCGACTCGCCGATGGCTCCTACTAG
- a CDS encoding IS630 family transposase (programmed frameshift) — protein MRYPQGGGLTAERQAFRERVRMEAVALFAAGRGSTDIAKELRVSVRSVQRWRQAWRAAGQDGVRSRGPASRPKLSESLFAVLEEELAKGPVAHGWPDQRWTLARIKTLIGRRFHKSMTLSGISQMLRRHGWSHQVPARRAVERDETVVAGWVKDVATRGNTAAALGAWIVFEDEAGFSMTPPTSRTWSKRGSTPVIRVRGRSQRRFSIAALCCYKPGERSRLIYRPKRHTDHKAGGRKSFAWTEYRDLLIAAHQQLGGPILLIWDNLNVHKDRRMRAFIDAQDWITAHHLPSYAPDLNPVEGIWSILRRTTQANTAFTDPDHLNRRLRLGLRQIQYRSHLIDGCLTETGLTLTTPQLQVQ, from the exons ATGAGGTATCCGCAGGGTGGGGGTCTGACCGCGGAGCGGCAAGCGTTCCGTGAGCGGGTCCGGATGGAAGCGGTCGCGCTGTTCGCCGCAGGGCGGGGCAGCACGGACATCGCGAAGGAGTTACGGGTCAGCGTCCGGTCGGTTCAGCGGTGGCGGCAGGCGTGGAGGGCGGCCGGTCAGGACGGGGTTCGTTCCCGTGGCCCGGCGTCCCGGCCGAAGCTGAGCGAGTCGTTGTTCGCCGTCCTGGAGGAGGAACTGGCCAAGGGGCCGGTCGCTCACGGCTGGCCGGACCAGCGATGGACGCTGGCCAGGATCAAGACCCTGATCGGCCGCCGGTTCCACAAGTCGATGACGCTGTCAGGGATTTCGCAGATGCTGCGGAGGCATGGCTGGAGTCATCAGGTTCCGGCCCGCCGTGCGGTCGAGCGGGACGAGACGGTGGTGGCCGGCTGGGTGAAGGAT GTGGCCACACGTGGAAACACCGCGGCGGCGCTCGGGGCCTGGATCGTCTTCGAGGACGAAGCCGGATTCTCGATGACGCCGCCGACCTCACGCACCTGGAGCAAACGCGGCAGCACACCGGTCATCCGGGTCCGCGGACGCTCCCAGCGACGCTTCTCCATCGCAGCCCTGTGCTGCTACAAACCCGGCGAACGCTCCCGCCTGATCTACCGGCCCAAACGACACACCGATCACAAGGCAGGGGGCCGCAAGAGCTTCGCCTGGACCGAGTACCGCGACCTCCTCATCGCCGCCCACCAGCAACTCGGCGGACCCATCCTCCTCATCTGGGACAACTTGAACGTCCACAAAGACCGCCGGATGCGCGCCTTCATCGACGCACAGGACTGGATCACGGCCCATCACCTGCCGTCCTATGCACCCGACCTCAACCCGGTGGAAGGCATCTGGTCAATCCTCCGACGAACCACCCAGGCCAACACTGCCTTCACCGACCCCGACCACCTCAACCGCCGGCTTCGCCTCGGCCTCCGGCAGATCCAATACCGCAGCCACCTCATCGACGGATGCCTCACCGAAACCGGACTCACACTGACGACACCACAGCTACAAGTTCAGTAG
- a CDS encoding ISAzo13 family transposase has product MRVPKSIRDQLAVKFEVLFPHLDERQRRLLMGAEARILGHGGIRAVAQAAQVSETTVRKGVDELEAGEEPLGRVRRPGGGRKKSAVLDPGLRRALLALVEPDERGDPMSPLRWTVKSTRNLAAELTRQGHKVSADTVGDLLREEGFSLQANAKTVEGRQHPDRDAQFRYINDRAKGHMAAGQPVISVDTKKKELVGDYKNAGCQWRPAGEPVLVKTHDFLDRQGPGKAIPYGIYDLAANTGWVNVGCDHDTAAFAVESIRRWWQARGRHDYPRATRLLITADAGGSNGYRTRAWKTELAAFAGETGLDITVCHMPPGTSKWNKVEHRLFSHISMNWRGRPLTSHDVVVNSIAATTTCTGLKVHAELDTGTYDTGVKITDGEIDALPLSRHRFHGDWNYTLHHRPQAPPDCETDPRASSAIDVERPVHLTGFSTSPLRDPELTGMTTEQLDALTHSLSPALADQRERLRHERRGGERLRAPGAGSKDKLSDSDRILATVLCLRRIGTHELLARLFGVATSTLTRAVQEVRPLLTDTAIPASTARFRTPTDVAAHLNKYGNQPPGKIKSAC; this is encoded by the coding sequence ATGCGCGTCCCCAAGTCGATCCGTGACCAACTCGCTGTGAAGTTTGAGGTGTTGTTTCCACATCTGGATGAGCGACAGCGGCGTCTCCTGATGGGGGCCGAGGCCCGGATCCTGGGGCACGGCGGGATCCGGGCGGTTGCCCAGGCGGCCCAGGTCAGCGAGACCACGGTCCGTAAGGGCGTCGATGAGCTGGAGGCAGGCGAGGAACCGCTGGGCCGGGTGCGGCGGCCCGGTGGTGGAAGGAAGAAGTCTGCCGTCCTTGACCCGGGGTTGAGGCGCGCGTTGTTGGCGCTGGTGGAGCCGGACGAGCGGGGCGATCCGATGTCGCCGCTGCGCTGGACGGTGAAGTCGACCAGGAACCTCGCGGCCGAGCTGACTCGTCAGGGGCACAAGGTGAGTGCGGACACGGTCGGGGATCTGCTGCGGGAGGAGGGCTTCAGTCTGCAGGCCAACGCCAAGACCGTGGAGGGCAGGCAGCACCCGGATCGGGATGCCCAGTTCCGCTATATCAACGACCGGGCCAAGGGGCACATGGCCGCCGGGCAGCCGGTGATCAGCGTGGACACGAAGAAGAAGGAGCTGGTGGGCGATTACAAGAACGCCGGATGTCAGTGGCGTCCGGCCGGCGAGCCGGTGCTGGTCAAGACACATGACTTCCTGGACCGGCAGGGCCCGGGCAAGGCGATCCCCTATGGCATCTACGACTTGGCCGCGAATACCGGCTGGGTGAATGTCGGATGCGATCACGACACAGCCGCTTTCGCCGTGGAATCCATCCGCCGCTGGTGGCAGGCCCGGGGCCGGCACGACTACCCACGTGCGACCCGGTTGCTGATCACTGCGGACGCGGGCGGTTCCAATGGCTACCGCACCCGTGCCTGGAAGACCGAACTCGCCGCGTTCGCCGGTGAGACGGGCCTGGACATCACGGTCTGCCACATGCCCCCTGGGACTTCGAAGTGGAACAAAGTGGAACACCGGCTGTTCTCCCACATCTCCATGAACTGGCGCGGCAGACCGCTGACCAGCCACGACGTCGTCGTCAACAGCATCGCTGCGACCACCACCTGCACCGGGTTGAAAGTCCACGCCGAACTCGACACAGGCACTTACGACACCGGTGTGAAGATCACCGACGGCGAGATCGACGCGCTGCCGCTGAGCCGGCACCGCTTCCACGGCGACTGGAACTACACGCTCCACCACCGCCCCCAGGCACCTCCCGACTGCGAGACAGACCCCAGGGCCTCCTCCGCGATCGACGTAGAACGGCCCGTTCACTTGACTGGGTTCAGCACCTCTCCACTGCGGGACCCGGAGCTGACCGGCATGACCACCGAGCAACTGGACGCTCTGACCCACTCCTTGAGCCCGGCTCTGGCGGACCAGCGCGAACGGCTTCGCCACGAACGCCGGGGCGGTGAGCGACTTCGCGCACCAGGCGCAGGCTCCAAGGACAAGCTTTCCGACAGCGACCGGATCCTGGCCACGGTGCTGTGCCTGCGCAGGATCGGCACTCACGAACTGCTTGCCAGGCTCTTCGGCGTCGCCACGAGCACCCTCACCCGGGCCGTCCAGGAAGTCCGGCCCCTCCTGACCGACACAGCCATCCCGGCCTCAACCGCCCGATTCCGCACTCCCACGGACGTCGCCGCCCACCTCAACAAGTACGGCAACCAGCCCCCAGGGAAGATCAAATCCGCATGTTGA
- a CDS encoding IS3 family transposase (programmed frameshift), with the protein MAQKRRKFSPEFRDEAVKMVVVESRLIAEVAREIQVNEGTLGTWVSRYRQEHAGEEPPLNISERARLRELERENRELRMKTEFLGKSCGLLRPGIPVTEKYEFIDGESDNFPVQQMCAWAGVSTSGFYHWRSRPLSATAKRRAELKTVILQVFSDSQETYGYRRVHAALQRMNVQAGAELVRALMRELGLVPCQPRPWRATTVADDAAPATPDLLARDFTADAPGRKLVSDISYVHTWAGFLYLATVIDCHTKAVVGWAMADHMKASLISDALDMAARNIDLAEGCIFHSDRGSQYTSRELRRKLGSLGLRASVGRTGVCWDNAMAESFFGALKNELVHRTTFPTLAHAHRAIVRYIEMFYNRKRLHSGLGYKTPAEVHAEYEELQAVT; encoded by the exons GTGGCACAGAAGCGTAGGAAGTTCAGTCCCGAATTTCGGGACGAGGCGGTCAAGATGGTGGTTGTGGAGTCCCGCCTGATCGCTGAGGTCGCCCGAGAGATACAGGTGAACGAGGGAACGCTGGGCACCTGGGTCAGCCGGTACCGGCAAGAGCACGCCGGTGAGGAGCCCCCGTTGAACATCAGCGAACGTGCCCGCCTTCGCGAATTGGAACGTGAGAACCGGGAACTCCGTATGAAGACCGAGTTCCTGG GGAAAAGCTGCGGCCTTCTTCGCCCAGGAATACCGGTGACGGAGAAGTACGAGTTCATCGACGGCGAGTCTGACAACTTTCCCGTGCAGCAGATGTGCGCCTGGGCGGGAGTGTCCACGTCGGGCTTTTACCATTGGAGATCGAGGCCATTGTCGGCCACGGCGAAGCGCCGTGCAGAACTGAAGACCGTCATCCTCCAGGTCTTCTCTGACTCGCAGGAGACCTACGGCTACCGGCGTGTCCACGCCGCGCTCCAGCGAATGAACGTGCAGGCCGGAGCGGAACTGGTCCGCGCGCTGATGCGCGAGCTCGGTCTGGTGCCGTGCCAGCCGCGGCCCTGGCGGGCGACCACGGTCGCCGATGATGCGGCGCCGGCCACGCCAGACCTTCTGGCCCGTGACTTCACCGCTGACGCTCCCGGGCGCAAACTGGTCAGCGATATCAGCTACGTTCACACCTGGGCGGGGTTCCTTTATCTCGCAACCGTCATCGACTGCCACACCAAAGCTGTGGTCGGCTGGGCGATGGCCGACCACATGAAGGCCTCTCTCATATCGGATGCACTCGATATGGCGGCCCGGAACATCGACCTCGCCGAAGGCTGCATATTTCATTCCGATCGCGGCAGTCAATACACGTCTCGGGAACTTCGTCGTAAGCTCGGCTCGTTGGGCCTGCGAGCTTCGGTCGGCCGCACCGGTGTCTGTTGGGACAATGCGATGGCTGAATCCTTCTTCGGCGCCCTCAAAAACGAACTCGTGCACCGAACTACGTTCCCAACACTCGCACATGCCCACCGGGCGATCGTTCGCTACATCGAGATGTTCTACAATCGAAAACGCCTCCACTCCGGACTCGGCTACAAGACCCCCGCAGAAGTCCACGCCGAGTACGAGGAGTTGCAGGCAGTGACATAA
- a CDS encoding ISAzo13 family transposase, whose amino-acid sequence MGSPEGIEAALAAKFATLFPHLDERQRRLAIGAEARSLGHGGIRLVARAAGVREGTVSCGVTELESGEAPLGRVRRSGGGRKRAVDLDPGLRPALLALVESDVRGDPMSPLRWTTKSTRQLAAELTRQGHRVSADTVAAVLREEGFSLQGNAKTIEGAQHPDRDAQFRYINDQAKDFQAAGDPVISVDTKKKELVGNYKNAGHEWRREGDPVRVRTHDFPDADLGKAIPYGIYDLTADTGWVNVGTDHDTAAFAVASVRRWWHAVGHASYPRSHRLLITADAGGSNGYRTRAWKFELAALAVETGLEITVCHFPPGTSKWNRIEHRLFSHITMNWRGRPLTSHEVIVNSIAATTTRAGLTVRAELDTASYETGVRISDGQLNALPLSRHDWHGDWNYTLRPQEHRRDGVLPIPPQNEAGPGRDWLTHPALTGIPHEQWDSLVTELAAARAAQREADLHQRRGGDRQKTPAAGLYTGRRPGLTLVDRLLATILYQRFKLPQVVIAPLFTVTPVTLNRAISQTRRLLHDIGHAIEPEEPRSSRTAVPIGSKSRTTERARGTEA is encoded by the coding sequence ATGGGGAGTCCGGAGGGGATCGAGGCGGCCCTGGCCGCGAAGTTCGCGACGCTGTTCCCGCATCTCGACGAGCGGCAGCGGCGGCTGGCCATAGGAGCAGAAGCACGGTCGCTGGGCCATGGAGGCATCAGGCTCGTCGCTCGTGCGGCCGGAGTCCGGGAGGGCACCGTGTCGTGCGGGGTGACGGAACTGGAGTCCGGCGAGGCGCCGTTGGGGCGGGTGCGCCGGTCCGGTGGGGGCCGCAAGCGTGCCGTGGACCTGGATCCGGGCCTTCGGCCCGCGCTGCTGGCCTTGGTGGAATCGGATGTACGCGGGGACCCGATGTCGCCGCTGCGCTGGACGACGAAGTCGACCCGGCAACTGGCTGCCGAGCTGACCCGGCAGGGGCACCGGGTCTCGGCGGACACCGTGGCGGCCGTGCTGCGCGAGGAGGGCTTCAGCCTCCAGGGCAACGCCAAGACCATCGAAGGTGCCCAACACCCGGACCGCGATGCGCAGTTCCGCTACATCAACGACCAGGCCAAGGACTTCCAGGCCGCCGGAGACCCGGTGATCAGCGTGGACACCAAGAAGAAGGAGTTGGTCGGCAACTACAAGAACGCCGGCCACGAGTGGCGTCGCGAGGGTGATCCGGTCCGGGTTCGCACCCACGACTTTCCCGATGCCGATCTGGGCAAGGCGATCCCATATGGGATCTACGACCTGACCGCGGACACGGGCTGGGTCAACGTCGGCACTGACCACGACACCGCAGCCTTCGCAGTCGCCTCCGTCCGCCGCTGGTGGCACGCGGTCGGCCATGCCTCCTACCCGCGCTCGCACCGTCTGCTGATCACTGCGGACGCGGGCGGTTCCAACGGCTACCGCACCCGGGCCTGGAAGTTCGAGCTTGCCGCGCTGGCTGTCGAGACCGGCCTGGAGATCACCGTGTGTCACTTTCCTCCGGGCACATCTAAGTGGAACCGAATCGAGCACCGACTGTTCTCCCACATCACGATGAACTGGCGGGGCAGGCCGCTGACCAGCCATGAAGTCATCGTGAACAGCATCGCAGCGACCACCACCCGCGCGGGACTGACAGTCCGCGCCGAACTCGACACCGCCAGCTACGAGACCGGCGTCCGCATCAGTGACGGGCAGCTGAACGCCCTGCCACTGAGCCGCCATGACTGGCACGGCGACTGGAACTACACCCTCCGCCCCCAGGAACACCGCCGGGACGGCGTCCTTCCGATCCCGCCCCAGAACGAAGCCGGCCCCGGCCGTGACTGGCTTACCCATCCCGCCCTCACCGGCATCCCGCACGAGCAGTGGGACTCGCTGGTCACCGAGTTGGCAGCGGCCCGCGCGGCTCAGCGGGAAGCAGACCTCCATCAGCGACGCGGCGGCGACCGGCAGAAGACCCCTGCCGCTGGCCTCTACACCGGTCGACGCCCCGGCCTCACCCTCGTCGACCGGCTCCTGGCCACCATCCTCTACCAGAGGTTCAAGCTCCCCCAGGTCGTCATCGCCCCGCTGTTCACCGTGACACCCGTGACCCTCAACCGGGCAATCAGCCAAACCCGCCGGCTCCTCCACGACATCGGACACGCCATCGAACCTGAGGAGCCCCGAAGTTCTCGGACAGCGGTCCCCATAGGATCGAAGTCCAGAACGACGGAGAGAGCACGTGGCACAGAAGCGTAG
- a CDS encoding helix-turn-helix domain-containing protein, whose translation MQPPAIAQALADVGPRLKRLRTERGVTLAALAEATGISKSTLSRLESSQRRPSLELLLPIAQAHQVPLDELVGAPEVGDPRIHLTPKKVNGNIVLPLTQHPGPLQPFKTVIPAGRSTPEPCTHEGYEWLYVLAGRLRLVLADHDLVLGPGEVAEFDTRLPHWFGSTGDGPVEVLSLFGRQGERMHVRAKPHPRNKPTS comes from the coding sequence ATGCAACCCCCTGCCATCGCCCAAGCTCTCGCCGACGTCGGCCCCCGCCTCAAGCGGCTGCGCACCGAGCGCGGCGTGACCCTGGCCGCGCTCGCCGAGGCCACCGGCATCTCCAAGAGCACTCTGTCCCGCCTGGAATCCAGCCAACGCCGCCCCAGCCTGGAACTCCTGCTCCCCATCGCCCAGGCCCACCAGGTCCCGTTGGACGAGTTGGTCGGCGCCCCCGAAGTCGGCGACCCCCGCATCCACCTCACCCCCAAGAAGGTGAACGGCAACATCGTGCTTCCGCTGACCCAGCATCCGGGCCCGCTGCAGCCGTTTAAGACCGTCATCCCGGCCGGCCGCAGCACACCCGAACCCTGCACCCACGAGGGCTACGAGTGGCTCTACGTCCTCGCCGGACGCCTGCGACTGGTACTCGCCGACCACGACCTCGTCTTGGGCCCAGGCGAAGTCGCCGAGTTCGACACCCGCCTACCGCACTGGTTCGGCAGCACCGGCGACGGCCCCGTGGAGGTCCTCAGCCTCTTCGGCCGCCAGGGCGAACGCATGCACGTCCGCGCCAAACCCCACCCCCGCAACAAGCCCACCTCCTGA
- a CDS encoding MFS transporter, whose translation MSDTNSALANDSVRNVAGYQRLQRRILAVLAGAQVLGGIGVGTGVAVSSVTAASLSGSDTVGGLAQTSWVLGAAVLSVPAARLAASHGRRPALVLTYGLGALGGLIAVLGTAAQMWPLLIAGLLLFGGGTTAGLAARFAATDLSTPARAGRDLSAVVWATTIGSVAGPNLGGPADQVGRHIGMPAGTGPFLLAALAFGLAALSILAGLRPDPLHTAARVPAAPATRGALGSAWKVLCSSPKSRMAVTAIVISHVTMVALMTMTPVHLHHGNATVTMVGVVISLHIGGMYALSPLVGWLSDRIGTVPVLVASMVQFLAAAVLAGSASPHDLVQLSAGLVLLGTGWSFGLVAGSALLTASVQAEHRPAVQGISDLLMNAGAGLGGIIAGTIVATASYSTLAAATAVIVTPMTITLLRARSRGSRLGI comes from the coding sequence ATGAGTGATACGAACAGTGCGCTAGCCAACGACTCGGTGCGCAACGTGGCGGGGTACCAGAGGCTTCAGCGTCGGATCCTCGCCGTTCTGGCCGGCGCTCAGGTGCTCGGTGGCATCGGCGTGGGAACCGGTGTCGCGGTCAGCTCGGTGACTGCCGCATCCCTGTCAGGGTCGGATACGGTCGGCGGGCTCGCCCAGACCAGTTGGGTGTTGGGCGCCGCTGTGCTGTCGGTACCCGCTGCTCGCCTGGCCGCGAGCCACGGTAGACGCCCGGCGCTGGTGCTCACCTACGGGCTCGGTGCCCTGGGAGGACTGATCGCGGTGCTCGGTACGGCCGCACAGATGTGGCCTCTGCTGATCGCCGGCCTACTGCTCTTCGGCGGTGGCACCACAGCCGGCCTCGCCGCCCGCTTCGCGGCCACTGACCTGTCCACACCCGCCCGCGCCGGCCGCGACCTGTCGGCCGTGGTGTGGGCCACCACCATCGGCTCGGTAGCTGGGCCAAACCTCGGCGGCCCCGCCGACCAAGTCGGACGCCACATCGGCATGCCCGCCGGCACAGGCCCCTTCCTCCTCGCCGCACTGGCCTTCGGACTCGCAGCGCTGAGCATCCTCGCCGGCCTGCGCCCCGACCCGCTCCACACAGCCGCCAGGGTCCCGGCCGCCCCGGCGACGCGCGGCGCACTGGGATCCGCATGGAAGGTGCTGTGCTCCTCGCCGAAGTCCCGCATGGCCGTGACTGCCATCGTGATCAGTCACGTCACCATGGTCGCGCTGATGACGATGACTCCGGTGCACCTGCACCATGGCAACGCCACAGTCACCATGGTCGGCGTGGTCATCAGCCTGCACATTGGCGGAATGTACGCACTATCACCGCTAGTCGGATGGCTCTCCGACCGCATAGGAACAGTCCCCGTGTTGGTGGCGAGCATGGTGCAGTTCCTGGCCGCCGCAGTGCTGGCCGGATCCGCATCCCCCCACGACCTCGTGCAACTCTCCGCCGGACTCGTCCTCCTCGGCACCGGATGGTCCTTCGGACTAGTAGCAGGATCAGCCCTCCTCACGGCGTCAGTCCAGGCAGAACATCGGCCCGCCGTCCAAGGCATATCAGACCTGCTCATGAACGCAGGCGCCGGACTCGGCGGAATCATCGCAGGCACAATCGTCGCCACCGCGTCATACAGCACCCTGGCAGCCGCGACCGCGGTCATCGTGACCCCGATGACGATCACCTTGCTACGCGCCCGGAGCCGAGGTAGTCGGCTAGGGATTTGA
- a CDS encoding transposase domain-containing protein yields MRTRGGRPTRCQSGPSVTQWATPELVDEVLAECRKRDRRPGALPAGFMVYFTLGLALFHQNSYDDVAEHLVGGVPELSGCIPHKASFTRARERLGPEVVERLFHRLAGPLALTGLTGSFCWGMCIAAVDGFLLDVPDNQANRQTFGGPKDEGPCASRTAVLKVFLMPLNLFHPE; encoded by the coding sequence GTGCGAACGAGAGGCGGTCGACCCACTCGCTGCCAGTCGGGCCCCTCAGTCACGCAGTGGGCGACACCCGAGCTGGTGGACGAGGTGTTGGCGGAGTGCCGTAAGCGGGATCGCCGGCCGGGCGCTCTGCCAGCCGGGTTCATGGTCTACTTCACGCTCGGGCTGGCGCTCTTCCATCAGAACTCCTACGACGACGTGGCCGAGCACCTGGTCGGTGGTGTCCCGGAGTTGAGCGGGTGCATCCCGCACAAGGCGTCATTCACCCGGGCCCGGGAGCGTCTGGGGCCAGAGGTTGTGGAGCGGCTCTTCCACCGCCTGGCCGGCCCGCTGGCTCTGACGGGGCTGACGGGATCCTTCTGCTGGGGGATGTGTATCGCTGCGGTGGACGGGTTCCTGTTGGACGTGCCGGACAACCAGGCCAACAGACAGACCTTCGGCGGGCCGAAGGATGAGGGGCCCTGCGCTTCTCGGACAGCGGTATTGAAGGTTTTCCTTATGCCACTGAACCTCTTTCATCCTGAGTAG